The Brassica oleracea var. oleracea cultivar TO1000 chromosome C7, BOL, whole genome shotgun sequence sequence CAGACTTGGAATTTTCGTTGGAAATTACTAAGAAATAAAAACGCCTTTGAGACTGCCATAGAACTTTAGGGAACGTAAAACCTAGGTGGATAGTCTAGCGAACTAAAACTTAGGCGATTTTTCTTGTCTCGATATATCGTTCCATAACTGTTCGGCCAGATCTTGCAAACCGATCTAAACTCTCCGAAAATCGAGAAACGATCGCCACGCATATCAAGCTCGCTTCCTAAAGAGAGAAAAAACTAGAGACATGAACGTCGTCTTAAAACCGATTCNNNNNNNNNNNNNNNNNNNNNNNNNNNNNNNNNNNNNNNNNNNNNNNNNNNNNNNNNNNNNNNNNNNNNNNNNNNNNNNNNNNNNNNNNNNNNNNNNNNNTCCAGGATTATTGATCATTTCAAACCTTAGAAGAAGAAATGTACACAACCCTTCAAAGTATCGGTTCAATTGTTTTCTTTCGTAAAAAAAAAGGGGGAGTAGGTACGTATACTATACTCGTATACTCCCAAACTTCAAAAACTTTTGCAAATCGTAGAGAAAACGATTTTGTAAAATTAAATAGTCTCAAATAGGCAAACGACAATCTAAAATTCGTCTAAACGCTAGCAACATATCCAGACGATCATGAACATAATCTCAAAGACTATATATCATTTCTTGTCGCAATCATGCGTACAGAAAACATATACCAATCAAATCGTCTCAAATAGGCAAACGATAATCTAAAATTCGTCTAAACGCTAGCAACATATCGAGACGATCATGAACATAATCTCAAAGACTATATATCATTTCTTGTCGCAATCATGCGTACAGAAAACATATACCAATATCAAACTGAAACTCAATGATTAGCCAAAGTATTGAAGCCTTTTCCAGTTTTAGAAAGCCAGTTTCGTTTAAAAATTTCTACGAGAAATCTTCAATCACCAAAGCATTTCTTTCAGTTTCCGTTGTACCAAGTGAGTCACGGAAAAGCATCGAAAACATTTGTGACGAAGAAAACTCGAGAATAGATGTAGCATCGTGCACAAAGAGACGCTTTCCTCCCGATGGTGGCTAAATCCCCCTCTGGTTGACCAATTCGTTCCAGAAACGAATGTGTCATGAGAATCCTTTCATAAAACCTATGAAAAACGTTCTGCGACTAGATCGTAATGAAATAAACTTCGGTAACACTCCATGAGTAACTTCAAGCAACTTTCACCTAGGATCGAAATCACAGCAGAAACATTTCTCGTGAAACCCACAGAAAGAACGCTATTTTAACATATGTTTACATATCTCCGATCTACAACCTTCGTAAAACCGGTCNNNNNNNNNNNNNNNNNNNNNNNNNNNNNNNNNNNNNNNNNNNNNNNNNNNNNNNNNNNNNNNNNNNNNNNNNNNNNNNNNNNNNNNNNNNNNNNNNNNNNNNNNNNNNNNNNNNNNNNNNNNNNNNNNNNNNNNNNNNNNNNNNNNNNNNNNNNNNNNNNNNNNNNNNNNNNNNNNNNNNNNNNNNNNNNNGCAAAAAAGGTTCGATTTTCATAAGACTATAGGTCACATTATACAAAATATTCGTCGTATAATTAAAACCTAGAGCGGTGAATCATTTTCTACGACTATCGGCCATATTAGTATGGATAACCCCGGTAAACTTGGCCTATCAATCTCAACAAGCTCTCTTTGGCCCTCGGTCAATTACGCCTTCCACTAAAGGTCCAAACCAATATTTGCCATCCCCTTTAAGGACGATCGTAAACTAACATGACCTTAAATGTTAAAGTACCTTGGTCTAATCCTTGACCTACAACATCCTTGGCTACAAGCCAAACTATTTGAGAAACCATAGCTCCATCACTTAACGGCTAAACGACAATCTACGATTTGTCTAAAAAAAGTCGTGTGACTATTAAGAGAATAATTATCGTATAGCCTACAGTCAGAAGTCATATGATAAATTCTTCGTAACGAAACTCAGTCCTAACAACCAAATGGTTAAAGGAAGATCTAAACTTTTCGAAAATTGACCGAATTCAATACGCTCCACAATTCACTTTAAGCCCGCAACGTTTTACCCATCGGCATGTAAGGAAAAATTCGTAACAAAGCTTCTAGAGCTATACGAAACATCCTAAAAAATGTACGAAATAGATCTCGGAAGGCCAACACTTCACAAAGCACAATGAAGGAACACGCTTCTTCCCATGGACAAATATAAGCGACACCTCAGTCCTAATTCCTTGATCGCAAATCAAATTATTAGCANNNNNNNNNNNNNNNNNNNNNNNNNNNNNNNNNNNNNNNNNNNNNNNNNNNNNNNNNNNNNNNNNNNNNNNNNNNNNNNNNNNNNNNNNNNNNNNNNNNNTTTTCGATTTCTTATTTTATTACTGTTCTCGTTTCGTATTCTGATTGTTTGGCGTGTAGTATTAGCAGATATCTGGGACCTCTGGGAAATTAGAGTTTTCCTAGTTTCCTTATTTAAACGAAAATCGACAGTGCGAATTTCGGTTCCCACAACCTTTGTTTTGCTAGTTTCCAAATCTGGCCCTGACCACAGAAACGCTGAGCATCTTTTCTCAATGTCGCTTAGACAACTGCTGGGGAGCCTAAAAGCTTGCATCCAAAAGTTGGTGAGACTTGTGATGACTGATTTTACGAGTTGCAAGCGACCTCCGTGTGATAGGAACCTCCCAGTCCAATACTTCATTCGCTTTCGGACTCTCTCAACCAAAGGTAGGTAGTCGTGGACTGTCATACGCTTTGTCTGGAGAGGAAGCCCCAGATATCTAACTGGTAGCTGTCCAGAGACAAGAGGAAAATCTCTGAGAATGTCCTCTGCTTCATTCGACGTGGTATTAGCTATGTACAGAGTAGACTTCTCAAGACTAATCTTCAACCCTGATGTCACTGCAAACTCTTCAAAAATCCTGAGAACCCCTTCAATGGAGGGCTTTGAACCATCAGTGAACACTATAAGATCATCTGCAAAGCACAAGTGTGTTAGCAGAATGTTCTGACAACGAGGATGGTAGCCAATTTGCTTCCTCTCAGCTGCTTTGTCTAACATATGAGACAGAACATTCATGCAAATAACGAAGAGATAAGAAGAAAGGACACACCCTTGCCTTAAGACTCTTGTGCTTTGAAAGAATCCAGCTAACTCCCCGTTGACTTGCACTGAGAAGGAAGCCATGCAGACACACAACTCAATCCAGTGAATAAACTCCTTCGGTATGTTGAGAGCTCTCAGCGTGTTCAGGAGAAATTTCCAATGGACAGAGTCAAAAGCTTTGGCGATGTCGATCTTCATTGCGCACCGTGGGGTTATATATTCCTTGTGATAGTCCTTCACTATCTCTGTTGCCAACAATATATTCTCCACAAGCAGCCTGTCCTTCACGAACGCTGACTGGTTATGTGAGATGCATTGAGGAAACGTGGCTTTAAGTCTGTTTGCGATAATCTTGGAGATCACTTTGTACAGGACGTTGCAGCAGGAGATCGGTCTGTAGTCTTTCATCTCCACTGCAGCTTCTCTTTTAGGTATAAGAGCCAGAATTGTAGAATTCAGACCTTTTGGCAGAAATTCCTTGCTAAAGAAGGATTGCACCGCGACAGTGAAGTCTTTTGCGATGACACTCCATGAAGATTTGAAGAATTCTGTTTCGAATCCGTCAGGCCCTGGTGATTTGTTGCTCGGCATATGAAAAACCACCTCACGAATTTTGTCTTCCGTCACTGGCTTTGTGAGTAGTAACCTCTCCTCATTACTGCACCTGAAAGGTAGGATCTCCTGCAACTCTTCAATTGTTTAACTTTGATGTCTGACGGTTCTGTGGTAAGAAACTCTTCGAAGAACCTCTCAGCCTCAGTTTTAATCTCACCCTGCGAAGAAACCACTCTACCAGTCGGGCATTTTATCTCCCTAATGCTGTTCCTTACTTCTCGGACCTTTGCGGCGTTATGAAAAGCCTTGTTGTTGTGATCTCCTACTTGTAGCCAGTGAAGCTTTGACCGTTGCTTCAGAACCTTCTCTTCGATGCCTGAAACTCTTTGCCATCTTTCATTTGCTACCATCTCAGCTTGCGCATTTTCATGTGATGGGTTCCTTAGCAACCTCTCCTGTTTGTCGCAAAGATCCAGGTAAGCTTCCTTCACCTTCTTTGTTAGCTCTCCCAACTTTGATCCTTGGCTTCAGGGCTTTTAACGATTTTGAGAACCTATAGAGCGCTGAAGTTGAAACAAATAGAGGCTGTGTATCTTTCCAGAAGTCTTTAACGGCTTCAAGAAGCTCTGGCATGTCGGCTAGAGCATTTGAAAACTTGAAAGGTTTCCTCTTGTCCACTGCCTCCGGCCTTAGGTGGAATCTTCCTCTGAGATGATCTGAGCAGCCTCCTGCCTCAAATACTCCATAAGCATGAGTGCGCTGATTTAACCAAGCTTAGTTGATCAAAATCCGGTCCAGCTTCTTACAAACGATACCCTCATAGCGCTTGTTACACCATGTAAATTGCGGCCCCTGATACCCCATGTCTGTAAGTTTGCAGTGCTGAACTACAACCTCAAAATCTCTCATACCGGCCGCAGATAGCCCTGCATCTTGGGGGTTTGAGTGTTCATCTCCTTCGAGTATTTCATTGAAATCACCCATGATGACCCATTCCTTATTTCGGAACATAGGTGAATCCTGATGAGCTTTGACATCCTCCCATAGTTCCTTCCTCCTCTCTGCTAGGTTCTCTGCATAGACAAAGGAGCAGAGGAATTCTTTTGTCTCGCCCTCCATGAGAACCGACACTGTGATGATATGATCCGACTTGAAAACTGGAGTCACCCTCGTTTGAGGGTTCCAAACTACCCATATTCTTCCCTTCCTGCTATGTTCATAGTTATTTACACAAGACCAGCCCGGAAAGGCTGATGAAATTATTTGCTTCGACTTGCTCTCCTTTACTCTAGTTTCTAGTACTGCTCCAAACTGAAGCCCTTTATTCTGAATCCAGCTATGTACAACGGTATGTTTTGCGGCCTTGTTAAAGCCTCTCACGTTCCAGAAGAAACCAGTCATTGAAAGGATTTGCGAGACCTTTTTCCCAGTGTGCCTGGGTTCTCCATTTCCTTTCCAACGCCTTCAGAGAGCACTTTGTGGTTTGTTTTTGAGGCTCTTGGGAGTGAAGGCCTCAAGCTTTTCTCTCCCACAGACTCCAAATCTATCCTTTGCTCTGTCACAGAGCTGTTGTTCTTTTCACCGTGATCTTCCTTTCTTCCTGGAGTTGTGGGATTTCCTTCTCCCATTGTCTCCATTTCAGCCACTGTTTCCCCTCCTTCGCCTGAGTTTCCATTTTTCTTCTCTGTTTCTTCTTCCTGATCAACCAAATCGCCATTCTCATCTACGTGATTCAGAGCAGTGAATCGCGAAGCGATTTTGACCTGACCATATTCTGGTGATATCTTGGGGCTGTTACTGACTTTCCCCGGTATTACATCAAACCAACCCGTTACCACTTCGCCCTCCTCAATATCTTCTATCACTTCCTCAACCTCTGTCTGCTCTGGTGTTTCTATTCCGCTTCCACTTCCCAGAACTTCTTTATTTCCCTCCATGATAGCCAAAGTCTATTTAGCCTTCTCCCTTACATACCCTTCCTCTATTATCTCAGTAACCGTTTTTAGTGCTTCTCCTTTTTTGTTCATGATACAAGCCTTCTCCATGTGCCCCCATTTGCTGCAGGTGTGACAGCGGACTGGTAGTCGTGGGTAGATGAACTCAACTGTAGTAGCTTTCCCATTCTTTGTGAAGTTGATTTTCTCTGGTAACTCCTTAGACAAATTCGCATTCACAAAGATTTTTGCAAGCTTGAAGTTGGAACACGATGCAGTTTCAGGATGAAGCTTCATCGGGTGTCCTACTGCGCTTGTGATAAAGCTCAGGCCCTCCGACGAGAACATGTTCATAGGGACGTTCTTTAGGTAAACCCACATTGGGATGGATGTGATCTCCGGCTTCTCCTTTAGTTCCTCCGGAGTCCATTTCGTTACCACTAGAGGAATGTTGCCGATACTCCACATCCCCCTTCGTAGAATCCGAGCTCTCATTAATGGATCTGAGACTCGGAACTTCATTGTGGTAGAATCGACTTCGTAGACTTCTACATGTTGTCCCTTTCCTCCTTCTCTTCAGATTTTGTTTACCACGGCATGAATTCTAGCGATGTGAGGCGCAGAATCCAAAAACTTCCCTATCAAAAAATCCTCCCAGAGTGAGTTCGCGTTGACGACCACTTCATCTGGAATCTCTACACTGAGTTGGCCTTCCAGATTCGTGATGTCGAGATTGTATTTCCGCAAAGCTTTTTTCTCCTGGGCTACATCAACCCACGATGCAGCCTTTGGAGCACTTCCCTTCCTTCCATGTACCTTCCCCGAAGAGTCGCCATTCCCTTTCGACGCGTCATTCTGATCCTCCGACGGCGGATCCGTGTCCGATGAGTCCGGCGGCGGCGCCGAAATCATGCTGTGAACTCTAGGTCGCGTGTCGCCTCAAAATCGCCAATCGCCTTATGTTAGCAAAACGGTGCGTTTAGTCCTTATTATTGGGTGAATTCAAGATTCAGTCACATGACCATTCATTGTTCCTTGAGGTTTTTCTCTTTCAATTAATATTCACAATCTACGGATTGCTCGATATATAGTAATATATTTGCATATGTATGTGAGCTGTTATGTATATTGGATATTGACATATATGTATGTATATATATACATATGTATATAACTAAGGTGATGCAGGTGTGAAGGCAAGCGTGATAAATAGAGGGATTGAAGAGAGATAGTAGATATACCCTTTTGCTAATGCTTAAGTATGAGTAGTGGAGGTGCAGATAACAGTTACGCCACCAATTCTCTTCTTCAGGTTTTTCTCCATCTTCCTTATAATTCTTTTCATAGACATGCATACTGAAATTTATTTCCTACACACACAAATATATATATTCAAATGAAAATGAATAGATTTAAGAAACTAGAAGTTTATATAAAAATATATAGAAGTATATATATATATATAAATATATATAAAATTCTAGTTTTTTAAATCTATTAATCTTTATCTGTTTTATTCAGAAAAGAGTTTTATCGAAGGCCAAACCGGTCTTGATAAAGAACACAAAAGAAAGGATGATAAATCTAAACTTTCCTCAGAGCATCAAAATAGCTGATTTGGGATGTGCTTCGGGACAAACACGTTCTTGACAATGTCTGAGATCGTCAATACAATCAATTTGTCATGCCAACAATGGAACCAAAAGCCACCGGAGATTGACTGTTGTTTAAACGATCTACCAAATAACGATTTCAACACGACATTTTAAATTAATACCTTTCTTCAAAAAGAGGGTCAAAAGAAAAGAGTCGTGCTTCGTTTCTGGAGTCCCCGGTTCCTTCTACTCGAGGCTCTTTCCCCGCAATAGTCTCCATTTCGCACATTCATCTTACAGTCTTCATTGGCTCTCTAAGGTCTTACATATTTATTTCCATACGTTTTATAAGCAAAAGGATACATATATGGTTCTAACGATGGAATTGTGGGGGTTTATAATTAAGGTTCCCCAAGGACTTGAGAAGAATGCCTCGAGTGTGTACATAACAACTTCAAGCCTTCCTAGTGCATACGAGGCTTACTTGAATCAATTCCAAAGAGACTTTGGCACATTTCTAAGAATGCGTTCTGAAGAGATGGTTTGTAATGGACGCATGGTTCTCACTTTCATTGGTAGAAGCACTCTTGATGATCCACTCTATAGAGATTGTTGTCACTTTTGGACACTGTTATCCGAATCTATGTGCGACCTAGTCTTTGAGGTAACTTATATATATAACATATATATTTTTAGCTAATTAATGGTTTATATAAGATTATTCGACCATGTTAATATATATAGGGCATTGTGAGTGCATCTAAGGTTGAGTCACTCAACATGCCGTTTTATGATCCAAGCAAAGAAGAAGTGAAGGAGGTGATTCAAAACGAAGGCTCCTTCGAGATCAATGACTTGGAGATTCATGGATTTGATCTCGGCCAGAGTAGTAGTAACAACGAGGACGGTGGAGCAGGGGAAAAGGAAACCAAATGTATCAGAGCGGTAAGTGAATCGATGCTTGTAGCACACTTCGGGGATGATATTATCGACGCATTGTTTAACAAGTTTGCATACCATGCGTCCCAACATGCTGGCTGCACTAGCGAAACGACAGTTACTCTTGTCGTTTCCTTGAATAGAGAAAATAATAATTTCATTAGAAATTGTCCATGTAATTTGGTCAGATCAACATCTTTGTACGTAGCCTCTCTCCACCACCATAGTATTCACCTATCAGATGAGAATATTTACGATGAAATAAAGCATTTGAGATGTTTTTTTAATCAAAAGTTAAAACTGAAAAATATAGAGCTAATAAAGCTAATATGCAAATTCTTAAAGAAACAAACTTTAGGCCCATTATTTATATAAAAAGAAAATCGAGGGCTTCACTGTCATAAACAATACTCTACAAGGTACTTTCGAAATAAATAAAAGTTGGATCATCCTGCAATATATGAACGAATAGGGAGAATTAGGTAATAATAAAACGTGGAGACTAAAATGTTGTAATAAGAAAATATATAGCGGCAAATCTGTAAAAAAACAGGAAGACTATGCCAAATACGATAGAATCGAAAATACAAAAAAAAAAAAAACAGATCGGGACGATGCCACCAGCCGACAAAAGCAGGTATGATGTCAGTGAAGAAACGTCGCCACGATTCAACAGCAATAGGATGTATGATGTGTAGAGATAACGATTTCACTTGAGTCAACGGGATCGAGAGCAATCAATCACCAAGTTTCCGGTTCGCTTAAAAAGAAAAGTGTGTTTGTTTTGTAATTCTATAATCCGACAACTACGATGCCAGGCAAAACATACCGAGT is a genomic window containing:
- the LOC106302931 gene encoding LOW QUALITY PROTEIN: salicylate/benzoate carboxyl methyltransferase (The sequence of the model RefSeq protein was modified relative to this genomic sequence to represent the inferred CDS: inserted 1 base in 1 codon; deleted 1 base in 1 codon) — protein: MSSGGADNSYATNSLLQKRVLSKAKPVLIKNTKERMINLNFPQSIKIADLGCASGXNTFLTMSEIVNTINLSCQQWNQKPPEIDCCLNDLPNNDFNTTFKLIPFFKKRVKRKESCFVSGVPGSFYSRLFPRNSLHFAHSSYSLHWLSKVPQGLEKNASSVYITTSSLPSAYEAYLNQFQRDFGTFLRMRSEEMVCNGRMVLTFIGRSTLDDPLYRDCCHFWTLLSESMCDLVFEGIVSASKVESLNMPFYDPSKEEVKEVIQNEGSFEINDLEIHGFDLGQSSSNNEDGGAGEKETKCIRAVSESMLVAHFGDDIIDALFNKFAYHASQHAGCTSETTVTLVVSLNRENNNFIRNCPCNLS